A window of the Pogona vitticeps strain Pit_001003342236 chromosome 4, PviZW2.1, whole genome shotgun sequence genome harbors these coding sequences:
- the MTG2 gene encoding mitochondrial ribosome-associated GTPase 2 isoform X2 translates to MLRITIRALFESPWRLANSYVENSLFQKQAKSWQKNFSTTCTRCSKSRQLGRKRIISEKKLAKCSIDYRKVCVVAGKGGDGISCFHSEPRKVFGGPDGGDGGNGGHIILKVDQHVKSLASVLPYYKSGDGKRGGSKNCYGSNGRTIYVTVPIGTVVTEDGEVVAELYQHGEEYVAAYGGAGGKGNRFFLSNENRAPTLATEGEPGQRKILHLELKTMAHAGMVGFPNAGKSSLLRAISNAKPAVASYPFTTLIPHIGIVHYEDYEQVAVADIPGIIKGAHRNRGLGFGFLRHIEHCSFLLYVLDLSVLEPWTQLQNLKYELEQYEEGLSKRPHAIIGNKFDLPQSKSNLPLLREQVEERVIPLSALTGENLEELLLHLKELYDDYVKTEAQNHKPMKW, encoded by the exons ATGTTACGAATAACTATCAGAGCTTTATTTGAAAGCCCATGGAGACTGGCAAATTCATATGTAGAGAATTCATTATTTCAAAAGCAAGCTAAAAGCTGGCAGAAGAATTTTAGCACAACCTGCACAAGATGTTCAAAATCTCGACAACTGGGGCGTAAACGGATCATTTCAGAAAAGAAGCTG GCAAAATGCTCCATAGATTATCGAAAGGTATGTGTGGTAGCAGGCAAAGGAGGCGATGGCATATCCTGTTTTCATAGTGAGCCTAGAAAAGTATTTGGAGGCCCTGACGGTGGAGATGGAGGAAATGGTGGACATATTATTTTGaaag TGGATCAGCATGTGAAGTCCTTAGCTTCAGTTCTCCCGTATTATAAAAGTGGCGACGGAAAAAGAGGAGGGAGCAAAAACTGTTATGGATCCAATGGTAGAACCATCTATGTTACG GTTCCCATTGGTACTGTGGTTACAGAGGATGGTGAAGTTGTGGCTGAGCTCTACCAGCATGGTGAAGAGTATGTTGCAGCATATGGCGGAGCTGGTGGAAAAGGCAATCGTTTCTTTCTATCCAATGAAAATCGAGCACCAACATTAGCTACTGAGGGAGAGCCAGGACAAAGAAAAATTCTCCATTTGGAGCTCAAGACTATGGCCCATGCAGGGatg GTAGGGTTCCCTAACGCTGGGAAGTCGTCACTGTTGCGAGCTATCTCTAATGCAAAACCAGCTGTGGCTTCCTATCCATTCACAACTTTAATTCCTCATATTGGCATTGTTCACTATGAAGACTACGAGCAAGTGGCAG TTGCGGATATCCCTGGAATAATAAAAGGAGCCCATCGAAACAGAGGGCTTGGTTTTGGCTTCCTAAGGCACATAGAACACTGCAGCTTTCTTCTATATGTCTTGGATCTTTCAGTGTTGGAGCCATGGACTCAGTTGCAGAACTTGAAATATGAACTGGAACAGTACGAAGAAGGTCTGTCAAAGAGACCTCATGCCATCATTGGAAATAAGTTTGATCTACCACAATCTAAGAGCAATTTACCTCTCCTTAGGGAACAGGTGGAAGAGAGAGTCATCCCATTGTCTGCTCTGACTGGagaaaacctggaggaattgttacTGCATCTGAAAGAATTGTATGATGATTATGTAAAAACAGAAGCACAGAATCATAAGCCTATGAAGTGGTAG
- the MTG2 gene encoding mitochondrial ribosome-associated GTPase 2 isoform X1 has protein sequence MNGRQMLRITIRALFESPWRLANSYVENSLFQKQAKSWQKNFSTTCTRCSKSRQLGRKRIISEKKLAKCSIDYRKVCVVAGKGGDGISCFHSEPRKVFGGPDGGDGGNGGHIILKVDQHVKSLASVLPYYKSGDGKRGGSKNCYGSNGRTIYVTVPIGTVVTEDGEVVAELYQHGEEYVAAYGGAGGKGNRFFLSNENRAPTLATEGEPGQRKILHLELKTMAHAGMVGFPNAGKSSLLRAISNAKPAVASYPFTTLIPHIGIVHYEDYEQVAVADIPGIIKGAHRNRGLGFGFLRHIEHCSFLLYVLDLSVLEPWTQLQNLKYELEQYEEGLSKRPHAIIGNKFDLPQSKSNLPLLREQVEERVIPLSALTGENLEELLLHLKELYDDYVKTEAQNHKPMKW, from the exons ATGAATGGAAGA CAAATGTTACGAATAACTATCAGAGCTTTATTTGAAAGCCCATGGAGACTGGCAAATTCATATGTAGAGAATTCATTATTTCAAAAGCAAGCTAAAAGCTGGCAGAAGAATTTTAGCACAACCTGCACAAGATGTTCAAAATCTCGACAACTGGGGCGTAAACGGATCATTTCAGAAAAGAAGCTG GCAAAATGCTCCATAGATTATCGAAAGGTATGTGTGGTAGCAGGCAAAGGAGGCGATGGCATATCCTGTTTTCATAGTGAGCCTAGAAAAGTATTTGGAGGCCCTGACGGTGGAGATGGAGGAAATGGTGGACATATTATTTTGaaag TGGATCAGCATGTGAAGTCCTTAGCTTCAGTTCTCCCGTATTATAAAAGTGGCGACGGAAAAAGAGGAGGGAGCAAAAACTGTTATGGATCCAATGGTAGAACCATCTATGTTACG GTTCCCATTGGTACTGTGGTTACAGAGGATGGTGAAGTTGTGGCTGAGCTCTACCAGCATGGTGAAGAGTATGTTGCAGCATATGGCGGAGCTGGTGGAAAAGGCAATCGTTTCTTTCTATCCAATGAAAATCGAGCACCAACATTAGCTACTGAGGGAGAGCCAGGACAAAGAAAAATTCTCCATTTGGAGCTCAAGACTATGGCCCATGCAGGGatg GTAGGGTTCCCTAACGCTGGGAAGTCGTCACTGTTGCGAGCTATCTCTAATGCAAAACCAGCTGTGGCTTCCTATCCATTCACAACTTTAATTCCTCATATTGGCATTGTTCACTATGAAGACTACGAGCAAGTGGCAG TTGCGGATATCCCTGGAATAATAAAAGGAGCCCATCGAAACAGAGGGCTTGGTTTTGGCTTCCTAAGGCACATAGAACACTGCAGCTTTCTTCTATATGTCTTGGATCTTTCAGTGTTGGAGCCATGGACTCAGTTGCAGAACTTGAAATATGAACTGGAACAGTACGAAGAAGGTCTGTCAAAGAGACCTCATGCCATCATTGGAAATAAGTTTGATCTACCACAATCTAAGAGCAATTTACCTCTCCTTAGGGAACAGGTGGAAGAGAGAGTCATCCCATTGTCTGCTCTGACTGGagaaaacctggaggaattgttacTGCATCTGAAAGAATTGTATGATGATTATGTAAAAACAGAAGCACAGAATCATAAGCCTATGAAGTGGTAG